One Cynocephalus volans isolate mCynVol1 chromosome 5, mCynVol1.pri, whole genome shotgun sequence DNA window includes the following coding sequences:
- the C5H6orf141 gene encoding LOW QUALITY PROTEIN: uncharacterized protein C6orf141 homolog (The sequence of the model RefSeq protein was modified relative to this genomic sequence to represent the inferred CDS: deleted 1 base in 1 codon) yields the protein MNDLPAGMGTREGAANRTDSPHNLGRARSFPSEMGRGAPLDPGAPNPTVAEASGSRVSAHQDRSAGRTLGPPARENLDCEPWVREKVLFLLHPERWLGTQGNPAREEVASEEDLPQARGDDHNQKPHCASHLFHREKLISGRRVAARSGAPPRDPAAPPKSVLVRVVDYEVTQEVLRTAWTKGRMTTRTEEHCMTAVTFRTNRE from the exons ATGAATGACCTTCCCGCCGGGATGGGGACCCGGGAAGGAGCTGCGAATCGCACGGACTCCCCCCACAACCTGGGGCGCGCCAGATCCTTTCCGAGCGAGATGGGGCGCGGGGCTCCCCTGGATCCCGGCGCCCCGAACCCCACGGTGGCGGAGGCCAGCGGAAGCCGGGTCAGCGCCCACCAAGACCGGTCGGCAGGTCGGACCCTCGGACCACCGGCCAGAGAGAATTTGGACTGTGAGCCCTGGGTCAGAGAGAAAGTT CTCTTTCTTCTGCATCCAGAGAGGTGGTTGGGGACTCAAGGGAACCCTGCAAGGGAAGAGGTGGCCAGTGAGGAGGACCTCCCCCAGGCGCGCGGAGATGACCACAACCAGAAACCCCACTGCGCTTCTCATCTCTTCCATCGGGAAAAGCTTATCTCTGGCAGGCGTGTAGCCGCTCGCTCCGGAGCCCCGCCGCGGGACCCCGCAGCCCCCCCCAAATCCGTGCTCGTGCGGGTCGTGGATTATGAGGTGACACAAGAGGTGCTGCGGACCGCGTGGACGAAGGGTCGCATGACCACGAGGACCGAGGAGCACTGCATGACCGCGGTCACTTTTCGCACCAATAGGGAGTGA